A genome region from Pseudanabaena sp. Chao 1811 includes the following:
- the galE gene encoding UDP-glucose 4-epimerase GalE yields the protein MSKPTILVTGGAGYIGSHAVKTLQQVGYEVLILDNLVYGHQDIAETLGAELIVGDTNDRLLLDKLFRDRQISAVMHFAAYAYVGESVTQPDKYYRNNVVGTLSLLEAMVAANIKSFVFSSTCATYGVPQQTPITEDHPQSPINPYGATKLMVERILQDFDIAYGLKSVIFRYFNAAGADPEGSIGEDHNPETHLIPLVLQTALGKREAITVYGTDYPTPDGTCIRDYIHVNDLADAHVLGLQYLLKGNQSEIFNLGNGNGFSVKEVIDAAKQITGKPINVVFGDRRAGDPPALVGSSEKARTILNWQPKYADINLILQHAWQWHQKRHS from the coding sequence ATGAGCAAGCCAACAATTCTAGTCACAGGTGGTGCAGGCTATATTGGCTCCCATGCTGTCAAGACTCTGCAACAGGTGGGGTACGAGGTTTTAATTTTAGATAATTTGGTATATGGTCACCAAGATATCGCGGAAACCTTAGGGGCAGAATTAATTGTCGGCGATACCAATGATCGCCTTTTGTTAGACAAATTATTTCGCGATCGCCAGATTAGCGCTGTCATGCATTTTGCTGCCTATGCCTATGTGGGTGAATCGGTGACGCAACCCGACAAGTACTATCGCAACAACGTTGTTGGCACTTTGTCCTTGTTGGAAGCGATGGTTGCCGCTAACATCAAAAGTTTTGTGTTTTCTTCCACCTGCGCGACCTATGGTGTACCACAGCAAACGCCTATCACCGAAGACCATCCCCAATCACCGATCAACCCCTATGGGGCAACGAAGCTGATGGTTGAACGGATTTTGCAAGATTTTGATATTGCCTATGGTTTAAAGTCTGTAATTTTTCGATATTTCAATGCCGCAGGAGCCGATCCTGAAGGATCAATCGGTGAAGATCACAATCCTGAGACCCATTTGATTCCCTTAGTTTTGCAAACGGCTCTGGGTAAACGTGAGGCAATTACGGTCTATGGCACTGACTATCCCACGCCCGATGGAACCTGCATTCGTGACTATATCCATGTCAATGATCTTGCCGATGCCCATGTGTTGGGTTTGCAATATTTACTCAAGGGCAACCAGAGCGAAATTTTTAACCTTGGTAATGGGAATGGCTTCTCAGTTAAAGAAGTAATTGATGCGGCAAAACAAATTACTGGCAAGCCGATTAATGTCGTGTTTGGCGATCGCCGTGCAGGAGATCCACCCGCTTTAGTGGGTAGTAGTGAGAAAGCGCGAACAATTTTGAATTGGCAGCCTAAATATGCTGATATTAATTTGATTTTGCAACACGCATGGCAATGGCATCAAAAACGCCATTCATAA
- a CDS encoding 4a-hydroxytetrahydrobiopterin dehydratase: MAQKLSEVEISSAIAQLAGWAVVDQKLQKNFKFSNFVEAFGFISKVAIVAEKMGHHPELFNVYNKVRIDLTTHDAGGISALDFELAQKIDKLL; this comes from the coding sequence ATGGCGCAAAAATTATCTGAAGTGGAAATTTCTTCGGCGATCGCCCAATTAGCTGGCTGGGCAGTCGTTGATCAAAAACTTCAAAAAAACTTTAAATTTAGTAATTTTGTGGAAGCCTTTGGCTTTATTAGCAAGGTCGCGATCGTTGCTGAAAAGATGGGGCATCATCCTGAGCTTTTCAATGTTTATAACAAAGTCCGCATCGATCTCACAACCCATGATGCAGGTGGTATTAGCGCCCTTGACTTTGAACTAGCCCAAAAAATTGACAAGCTCTTATAG
- a CDS encoding serine/threonine-protein kinase, whose amino-acid sequence MNCGKNLQLKGLYEAIALIGQGGMGRTFRAVDLGRLGQPCAIKQFLPQFREPQLMEKAIALFESEASQLKSLGSHPQIPELIAYFEEEGCLYLVQELIEGENLYNELQSQGIFSEAKIYQLLADILPVLQFIHDRQVIHRDIKPDNIVRKKKKEKKKKRKIQSPITNPQLPIPNYQSPITNFVLVDFGAAKALTTDTASRTGTLIGSAEYVAPEQARGKAVPQSDLYSLGVTCIHLLTGISPFDLYDDVSDRWIWREKLQAPISSHLANILDRLLARAIANRYRSANEVLQDLRSLNLSSVSAISPRSSSYIQSYSQAYAQIKQLQELLSLGQWQEGDRLTNKIILELADKHKIAELTADDIDNIACDIWIAIDQAWMEFSNQHFGWSTQKQIWKSLGGRLTYEESTYWEFANIYEKFSDRVGWRRPKWLNLGLSPKVWRKYENLIFAIAAPRGHLPSLFFWEGFNLVDIVLYRLEICCQSREKL is encoded by the coding sequence ATGAATTGCGGTAAAAATTTGCAACTTAAGGGTTTATACGAGGCGATCGCTTTAATTGGGCAGGGCGGAATGGGACGGACTTTTCGCGCAGTCGATCTCGGACGATTGGGGCAACCCTGCGCGATCAAGCAATTTTTGCCGCAATTTCGAGAGCCACAGTTAATGGAAAAAGCGATCGCCCTATTTGAAAGTGAAGCTTCTCAACTCAAATCACTCGGTTCACACCCGCAAATCCCCGAATTAATCGCTTACTTTGAAGAAGAGGGATGTCTCTATTTGGTGCAAGAACTCATCGAAGGCGAAAATCTTTATAACGAGTTGCAGAGTCAAGGCATATTCAGTGAAGCCAAGATTTATCAACTCCTAGCAGATATTCTCCCCGTTCTCCAATTTATCCACGATCGCCAAGTCATCCATCGTGATATCAAGCCAGACAATATAGTCAGGAAAAAGAAAAAAGAAAAAAAGAAAAAAAGAAAAATCCAATCCCCAATTACCAATCCCCAATTACCAATCCCCAATTACCAATCCCCAATTACCAATTTTGTCCTAGTCGATTTCGGTGCAGCTAAAGCTCTTACTACGGATACTGCGAGCCGCACAGGGACTCTAATCGGGAGTGCGGAATATGTGGCTCCTGAACAAGCGAGGGGCAAGGCTGTGCCTCAAAGTGATCTTTATAGTTTGGGAGTGACTTGTATTCATTTATTAACAGGGATTTCGCCTTTTGATCTGTATGACGATGTTAGCGATCGCTGGATTTGGCGCGAAAAGTTACAGGCTCCGATTTCTAGCCATTTGGCAAATATTCTCGATCGCCTTTTAGCCAGAGCAATTGCCAATCGTTATCGTTCCGCTAATGAGGTATTGCAAGATTTGCGATCTTTAAATCTATCTTCAGTTAGTGCGATCTCTCCTCGTTCTAGTTCCTATATTCAAAGTTATTCCCAAGCCTATGCTCAAATTAAACAACTTCAAGAATTGCTCAGTTTAGGGCAATGGCAAGAAGGCGATCGCCTTACAAATAAAATCATTTTGGAACTTGCTGATAAACATAAAATCGCCGAACTTACTGCCGATGATATCGATAATATTGCCTGTGATATTTGGATCGCGATCGATCAGGCATGGATGGAGTTTAGTAATCAGCACTTTGGATGGAGCACTCAAAAACAAATTTGGAAGAGTCTGGGAGGAAGATTAACCTATGAAGAATCTACCTATTGGGAATTTGCGAATATCTATGAGAAGTTTAGCGATCGCGTCGGATGGCGCAGACCCAAATGGCTCAATCTCGGCTTGTCCCCAAAGGTCTGGCGCAAATATGAAAATCTGATCTTTGCGATCGCAGCTCCACGCGGACATTTGCCGAGCCTATTTTTTTGGGAAGGTTTTAACTTAGTGGATATAGTGCTTTATCGCCTAGAGATATGCTGTCAAAGTAGAGAAAAATTGTGA
- a CDS encoding chlorophyll A-B binding protein yields MVSTPTKTPISDNDTSEAVTPVGLNVNPTGAGVFGFSNFAETWNGRMAMIGLVAGFANEVITGKGILAQVGITGGISVLFALFFTGFTIATLLGYYTVKATKNS; encoded by the coding sequence ATGGTATCTACACCAACCAAGACCCCAATTAGCGATAACGATACTTCCGAAGCAGTTACCCCAGTCGGTCTTAATGTAAATCCTACAGGGGCAGGCGTATTTGGTTTCAGTAACTTTGCCGAAACTTGGAATGGACGCATGGCAATGATCGGCTTAGTCGCTGGTTTTGCGAATGAGGTAATTACAGGTAAAGGTATTCTTGCCCAAGTCGGCATCACAGGCGGCATCAGCGTTTTGTTTGCCTTATTTTTCACTGGTTTTACCATCGCTACATTGCTCGGCTATTACACAGTAAAAGCAACTAAAAACTCCTAG
- a CDS encoding metal ABC transporter ATP-binding protein → MLEVQNLSVKYREVTALSNISFSLSSGSLVGLIGANGAGKSTLLKAMLELIPAQSGQIFYHERPLKQQRHKVAYLPQRSQIDWDYPVTVWNVVMMSRTMHSGWFGLTSRQSQEIVKAALERVELYDLRDRPIKNLSGGQQQRVFLARALAQQADILLLDEPLTAVDKKTEALMWQIYNELRQEGKTLLISCHEWGNTLDRYDQLLLLNRHLVASGTPRQVLTPENIQSAYGGAIAPSTHDHSEELLFC, encoded by the coding sequence ATGCTTGAAGTGCAAAACCTATCTGTGAAATATCGCGAAGTGACCGCACTATCGAATATTTCCTTTAGCCTTAGTTCTGGTTCATTAGTGGGGTTGATCGGGGCTAATGGCGCAGGTAAAAGCACCTTACTCAAAGCAATGCTGGAATTGATTCCTGCTCAAAGCGGTCAGATTTTTTATCACGAACGTCCTCTGAAGCAGCAACGTCACAAAGTTGCCTATCTGCCACAGCGATCGCAAATTGATTGGGACTATCCTGTGACCGTGTGGAATGTGGTGATGATGTCACGGACGATGCACAGTGGTTGGTTTGGTCTGACAAGTCGCCAATCTCAAGAAATTGTCAAAGCTGCTTTAGAACGAGTCGAGCTTTACGATTTACGCGATCGCCCGATTAAAAATCTTTCAGGTGGGCAGCAGCAACGGGTATTTTTAGCGCGAGCCTTGGCGCAACAGGCAGATATTTTGTTATTGGATGAGCCTTTGACTGCCGTTGATAAAAAGACCGAGGCGTTAATGTGGCAAATTTACAACGAGTTAAGACAAGAGGGCAAAACTTTACTGATTAGCTGTCATGAATGGGGTAATACCCTCGATCGCTACGATCAGTTGTTATTACTCAATCGTCATTTAGTCGCCAGTGGTACACCTCGACAGGTTCTAACTCCAGAAAACATTCAGAGTGCCTATGGCGGCGCGATCGCACCCAGCACTCATGATCACTCTGAAGAATTACTGTTTTGCTAA
- a CDS encoding pentapeptide repeat-containing protein, giving the protein MAIDEFVKLLNQGVNSWNRWRESHPDIRGVDLSEIQLEGVDLSGIDLSMANLRGAKLREVNLSSANLRGADLSMANLRGIDLSGSNLSSSHLSMICLSEANLSNANLSGADLRGSNLRLAKLDRADLSTAKLNMSSLNGVSMIGATLIGANLSRAELREANLAGTDFSRANLSEADLSHSNLNVAALVGTDLIGATLVDIDLSESNLCRANLIGANLYRANLCGCDLMGADLRGTNCSEAYFIGADLSRADLNRAEFTSSNLSKTNFTGANTETTDFQDAILPDVW; this is encoded by the coding sequence GTGGCGATCGACGAATTTGTAAAACTGCTGAATCAAGGCGTAAATAGCTGGAACAGGTGGCGGGAATCCCATCCTGATATTCGTGGTGTTGATCTTAGCGAAATTCAGTTGGAAGGCGTTGACCTATCTGGTATTGATCTCAGTATGGCGAACCTGCGTGGGGCAAAACTGCGGGAGGTGAATTTGTCCTCAGCTAATCTACGGGGAGCCGACTTGAGTATGGCAAATCTGAGGGGTATAGATTTGAGTGGTTCAAATCTTAGCTCATCACATCTCAGTATGATTTGTCTCAGTGAAGCTAATCTCAGTAACGCAAACTTAAGTGGTGCAGATCTGCGTGGCTCAAATCTGCGTCTAGCTAAGCTCGATCGCGCTGATCTATCAACTGCTAAGCTCAATATGTCGAGCTTAAATGGGGTGAGTATGATTGGGGCAACGCTTATTGGGGCAAATTTAAGTCGTGCGGAGTTACGTGAAGCTAATTTAGCGGGAACTGATTTTAGCAGGGCAAACTTGAGCGAGGCGGATCTGTCCCATAGTAATCTCAATGTTGCTGCTCTAGTTGGTACGGATTTAATCGGTGCAACCTTAGTAGATATTGATCTCAGTGAGTCAAATCTCTGTCGGGCGAATTTGATTGGGGCGAATCTCTACCGCGCAAATCTCTGTGGATGCGATCTCATGGGTGCAGATCTGCGTGGCACAAATTGTAGTGAAGCCTATTTTATTGGTGCAGATTTGAGTCGTGCCGATCTCAATCGTGCTGAGTTTACTAGCTCTAATCTCAGCAAAACTAATTTTACTGGTGCAAACACTGAAACTACTGATTTTCAGGATGCGATTTTACCTGACGTTTGGTAG
- a CDS encoding IS982 family transposase — protein sequence MNDEIVAIYCLCDDILRAMNHQGDIQQQMSDAEVMTTAIVAVVYFCGNFEKARKQLSESQYMPNMLSRSRFNRRLYRVEPMLLMLFEALGQAWKQLNTESVYSIDSFPIPVCDNIRIPRSKIYDGNEEYRGYQASKKRYFYGIKIHLMATESGEPVEFFLTSGSFADVRGLKVFPFALPEGSVVYADKAYNDYEVEDLLLEAENIQLSAMRKRNSKRPVPAYVQFLQHHKRKVIETTGSLISQFLPKSIHAVTAKGFELKVMLFVLALSVNLWVAT from the coding sequence ATGAATGATGAAATTGTAGCGATTTATTGCCTCTGTGACGATATTCTCCGAGCGATGAATCATCAAGGTGATATACAGCAACAGATGAGTGATGCCGAAGTAATGACTACAGCTATAGTTGCAGTTGTATATTTTTGTGGAAATTTCGAGAAGGCAAGAAAACAGCTGTCAGAGTCACAATACATGCCAAATATGCTGAGTCGGAGTCGGTTCAATCGCAGACTCTATAGAGTTGAACCGATGCTATTGATGTTGTTTGAAGCTTTGGGACAAGCATGGAAACAACTGAACACCGAATCGGTTTACAGCATTGATAGTTTTCCGATCCCCGTTTGTGACAATATCCGCATACCAAGGTCAAAAATCTATGATGGAAATGAAGAGTATCGAGGCTATCAAGCCAGCAAGAAACGGTACTTTTACGGTATTAAAATTCATTTGATGGCTACGGAGTCGGGAGAACCTGTGGAGTTTTTTCTAACTTCAGGCTCATTTGCTGATGTTAGAGGGTTGAAAGTATTTCCATTTGCTTTACCTGAAGGCTCTGTAGTCTATGCAGATAAAGCTTACAACGATTATGAAGTGGAAGATTTATTGCTTGAAGCCGAGAATATCCAGCTCTCAGCTATGCGAAAACGCAATTCAAAACGACCTGTACCTGCCTATGTTCAATTTCTCCAGCACCATAAGCGCAAAGTAATTGAAACCACTGGCAGTTTGATATCACAATTTTTACCTAAATCGATTCATGCTGTTACTGCCAAGGGATTTGAGCTTAAAGTCATGCTCTTTGTCCTTGCTCTTAGCGTTAATCTATGGGTAGCAACTTAG
- a CDS encoding succinate dehydrogenase/fumarate reductase flavoprotein subunit yields MIEHDVLIIGGGLAGSRAALSVAQNYPNLSVGLISKVHPIRSHSVAAQGGIAASLKNVDNDDWLTHAFDTIKGSDYLADQNAVQVLTQSAPEVIIDLEHLGVLFSRAEDGRIAQRPFGGHTYSRACYAADKTGHAILHELVMNLRRLGGTIYQEWYVMELIYEDGESGREVKGVVAYSLETSEVAVFRAKAVLMATGGYGRVFNTTSNDLASTGDGLCLTANIGLPLQDMEFVQFHPTGLYPVGVLISEAVRGEGAYLINDLGDRFMANYPISKNRMELSPRDITSRNIACEIMEGRGINGGNYVYLDVRHLGKEKILSRIPFAREEGLRLAGVDCIDHPLPVRPTAHYSMGGIPTNIDCQVLGVDSQPIAGFFAAGETACVSVHGANRLGANSLLECVVFGKRAGEKLGAYVSDRPMPKLVSRPYLIDANAKIKQMLAKQGKSRIADIRQQLQDTMTEHCGIFRDDQRLKDGLQKLQTIRDRYEHDLLIDDRSSVFNMELMQAIELKSLLTVGEIIMSSALSRQESRGAHSREDYPQRDDVNYLKHTLGYLEDGKVKTSNRPVDMSLQTLDRDRFTPQERKY; encoded by the coding sequence ATGATCGAGCATGATGTCTTAATTATTGGTGGTGGACTGGCAGGCTCTAGGGCAGCACTTTCAGTTGCCCAAAACTACCCAAACCTTAGTGTGGGATTAATTTCTAAAGTGCATCCGATCCGATCTCATTCAGTTGCCGCACAGGGAGGGATCGCCGCCTCACTCAAAAATGTGGACAATGACGACTGGCTCACCCATGCCTTCGATACGATCAAAGGTTCCGATTACCTCGCGGATCAAAATGCGGTACAGGTTTTGACCCAATCGGCTCCTGAAGTAATTATTGATTTGGAACATTTAGGAGTTCTCTTTTCGCGTGCGGAAGATGGACGCATTGCTCAGAGACCTTTTGGTGGACATACCTATAGTCGCGCTTGCTATGCGGCGGACAAGACTGGTCACGCGATTCTCCATGAATTAGTGATGAACTTGCGGCGCTTGGGTGGCACGATTTACCAAGAATGGTACGTGATGGAGTTGATCTATGAAGATGGCGAGAGTGGAAGGGAAGTAAAGGGAGTTGTTGCCTATAGTTTGGAAACTTCGGAAGTAGCTGTCTTTCGAGCAAAGGCAGTCTTAATGGCTACAGGTGGCTATGGGCGAGTTTTTAATACTACTTCTAATGATCTTGCTTCAACGGGGGATGGTCTCTGTTTGACGGCAAATATTGGCTTACCTCTACAAGATATGGAATTTGTACAGTTCCATCCAACGGGCTTATATCCTGTCGGGGTGCTGATTTCAGAGGCAGTGCGGGGTGAGGGAGCTTACTTAATTAATGATTTAGGCGATCGCTTTATGGCGAATTATCCGATCAGCAAAAATCGCATGGAACTCTCGCCCCGTGATATTACCTCGCGCAATATTGCCTGTGAAATCATGGAAGGGCGGGGCATCAATGGTGGTAATTATGTGTATTTAGATGTGCGGCATTTGGGAAAAGAAAAAATCCTGAGTAGGATTCCCTTTGCGCGCGAGGAAGGTTTGCGGTTAGCAGGGGTAGACTGTATCGATCATCCTCTACCTGTGCGACCTACTGCCCATTATTCGATGGGAGGCATTCCTACGAATATTGATTGTCAAGTGCTTGGTGTTGATAGTCAGCCGATCGCAGGATTTTTTGCCGCAGGTGAAACCGCCTGTGTATCTGTGCATGGCGCAAATCGTCTGGGGGCAAATTCGCTGTTGGAATGTGTAGTCTTTGGTAAACGTGCGGGTGAAAAATTGGGAGCCTATGTCAGCGATCGCCCCATGCCCAAACTGGTGTCGCGCCCCTATCTAATCGATGCTAACGCCAAGATCAAGCAAATGTTAGCAAAACAGGGTAAATCCCGCATTGCTGATATTCGTCAACAATTGCAAGACACGATGACCGAGCATTGTGGCATTTTTCGTGATGATCAGCGTTTAAAGGATGGCTTACAGAAATTACAAACTATTCGTGATCGCTACGAACATGATTTGCTCATTGATGATCGCAGCTCGGTTTTTAATATGGAACTGATGCAGGCGATCGAATTAAAGAGTTTACTTACCGTTGGCGAAATTATTATGTCTAGCGCGTTATCTCGCCAAGAAAGTCGTGGTGCTCATTCTCGCGAAGACTATCCTCAACGCGATGATGTCAATTACCTCAAACATACCCTTGGTTATTTAGAAGATGGTAAGGTAAAAACTAGCAATCGCCCTGTTGATATGAGCTTACAAACCCTTGATCGCGATCGCTTCACCCCCCAAGAACGTAAGTATTAA
- a CDS encoding aspartate aminotransferase, with product MKTWLKPAQRLEKLPQYVFARLDELKLRAKEQGLDLIDLGMGNPDGPTPQPVIDSAIAALQNPKNHGYPPFEGTASFRRAITDWYKRRYNVQLDSEGEALPLIGSKEGLGHLAIAYIDPGDVVLVPSPAYPAHFRGPLLAGGEIYEMILTAENNWLIDLAAIPEEVAQRAKVMYFNYPANPTGAIAPREFFEEAVAFAKKYEILLVHDLCYAELAFDGYQPTSLLEIEGGKDVGVEFHTLSKTYNMAGWRVGFVVGNRHIIQGLRTLKTNLDYGIFSAIQVAAETALQLPDQYLEAVCDRYKERRDFLIAGLGELGWDIPKTYATMYLWIPVPAGMTSADFALKVLESTGVVFTPGSAFGKGGEGYVRISLIADCDRLGEALNRLKQAGIRYK from the coding sequence ATGAAGACTTGGCTCAAACCCGCTCAGCGATTAGAAAAACTCCCTCAATATGTTTTTGCCCGCTTAGATGAGTTGAAGTTACGAGCGAAAGAGCAAGGTCTAGATTTGATCGATTTGGGCATGGGTAATCCCGATGGACCTACGCCTCAGCCTGTCATTGATTCTGCGATCGCTGCTTTACAAAATCCCAAAAATCATGGCTATCCCCCTTTTGAAGGCACTGCTAGTTTCCGCCGCGCAATTACAGACTGGTACAAACGTCGTTACAATGTGCAACTTGACTCTGAGGGGGAAGCCTTACCTTTAATTGGCTCGAAAGAAGGCCTAGGACATTTAGCGATCGCCTATATCGATCCGGGGGATGTGGTGCTTGTGCCTAGCCCTGCCTATCCTGCTCATTTTCGAGGACCCTTACTCGCAGGTGGCGAAATCTATGAAATGATTCTCACCGCCGAAAATAATTGGTTGATCGACCTTGCGGCAATTCCTGAAGAAGTTGCCCAACGAGCAAAGGTCATGTATTTCAACTACCCTGCTAACCCCACAGGGGCGATCGCTCCAAGAGAATTCTTTGAAGAAGCCGTTGCCTTTGCCAAGAAGTATGAGATCCTTCTAGTCCATGATCTTTGCTATGCCGAACTTGCCTTTGATGGCTATCAGCCCACCAGCTTACTAGAAATCGAAGGCGGAAAAGATGTTGGGGTCGAGTTTCATACCCTCTCCAAAACCTACAACATGGCTGGCTGGCGTGTCGGCTTTGTCGTTGGTAATCGTCACATCATCCAAGGTTTACGAACTCTCAAAACTAACCTTGACTACGGTATTTTCTCGGCAATTCAAGTAGCCGCAGAAACAGCATTGCAACTACCTGACCAATATCTAGAAGCAGTCTGCGATCGCTACAAAGAGCGCCGTGATTTTCTAATTGCAGGACTGGGAGAACTAGGATGGGATATCCCCAAAACCTATGCCACGATGTATCTCTGGATTCCTGTACCTGCGGGAATGACCTCCGCCGATTTTGCCCTCAAGGTGTTAGAAAGTACAGGTGTCGTCTTCACCCCCGGTAGTGCCTTTGGTAAAGGGGGTGAAGGCTATGTCAGAATCAGTTTAATCGCCGATTGTGATCGCTTAGGTGAAGCATTAAATCGCCTCAAGCAAGCAGGCATCAGGTACAAATAG
- the lgt gene encoding prolipoprotein diacylglyceryl transferase, producing MINLLPFAFEFTSPGPIAFELGPITVRWYGLLIASAIILGTVLAQTLAKKRNVDPELVGDLAIWLVVGAIPCARFYYVLFEWQRFQTQPWYKIFAIWEGGIAIHGAIIGGAIAATLFCKRQQISTWLMADIVMPAVILGQAIGRWGNFFNSEAFGAPTDLPWKLFIPINRRPPELINESYFHPTFLYESLWNVGVFAILIFTFLRFPKLRTGTITMIYAIAYSLGRFWIEGLRTDSLMIGPLRTAQMISLSAIAAGIFGLIWLYGLRRRFPDTISKELPTENS from the coding sequence GTGATTAATTTGTTGCCGTTTGCCTTTGAATTTACTTCCCCAGGTCCGATCGCCTTTGAGCTTGGTCCGATTACTGTGCGTTGGTATGGATTGCTGATTGCTTCAGCAATTATTTTAGGTACGGTATTGGCGCAAACCCTTGCAAAAAAGCGCAATGTTGATCCTGAATTAGTCGGTGATCTGGCGATCTGGCTAGTCGTAGGAGCAATTCCCTGCGCTCGTTTTTACTATGTACTCTTTGAGTGGCAGCGTTTTCAGACTCAGCCTTGGTACAAAATATTTGCCATCTGGGAAGGCGGAATTGCCATTCATGGTGCAATCATTGGTGGTGCGATCGCGGCAACTCTTTTTTGTAAGAGGCAACAGATTTCCACTTGGCTCATGGCAGATATCGTCATGCCTGCGGTAATCCTCGGACAGGCGATCGGGCGTTGGGGTAACTTCTTTAATTCCGAAGCCTTTGGCGCTCCCACGGATTTACCTTGGAAATTATTCATTCCGATCAATCGTCGCCCTCCCGAATTGATCAATGAGTCCTATTTTCATCCCACATTTCTCTATGAGTCCCTTTGGAATGTTGGTGTATTTGCTATTTTGATCTTTACTTTCTTGCGTTTCCCAAAACTGCGCACAGGCACAATCACGATGATCTATGCGATCGCCTATAGTCTGGGTAGATTTTGGATCGAAGGTTTACGCACTGATAGTTTAATGATTGGACCTCTGCGTACTGCTCAAATGATTAGCTTAAGTGCGATCGCCGCAGGCATTTTTGGCTTAATTTGGCTATACGGATTGCGTCGTCGTTTTCCCGACACAATTTCTAAAGAACTACCTACCGAAAACTCATAA
- a CDS encoding DUF2232 domain-containing protein, translated as MVETAFLASTTAMLFLINYYFPLGPLLRMLFPLPTALAYLRWNGRAAWMAMIVTSLLLAILMGPTRSIQYIIPHGLVGVTLGYLWKRDFPWSGSLSIATVISSLGTAFQFVFLSILLGENLWTYSIVQITGFLNWLMQLLGSLEQPDFAAIQTFAIAAIVFSNFAYQLLVHLVAWIVLDRLGNPIPAPPKWIESLLA; from the coding sequence ATGGTAGAAACTGCTTTTCTAGCAAGTACTACCGCCATGTTGTTTTTAATTAACTATTACTTTCCCCTTGGTCCCTTGCTACGAATGCTATTTCCCTTACCAACAGCTTTAGCCTATTTACGCTGGAACGGTCGGGCTGCATGGATGGCAATGATCGTTACCTCCTTACTGCTAGCGATCTTAATGGGACCTACACGCAGCATTCAATATATTATTCCGCATGGCTTGGTGGGAGTCACTTTAGGGTATCTATGGAAACGTGATTTTCCTTGGTCTGGTTCTCTCAGTATTGCTACGGTAATTAGCTCCTTAGGAACAGCTTTTCAGTTTGTATTTCTCTCAATCCTATTGGGTGAGAACCTCTGGACCTATTCAATTGTGCAAATTACAGGATTTCTCAATTGGCTAATGCAGCTTTTGGGGTCGCTAGAACAACCAGATTTTGCCGCAATTCAAACCTTTGCGATCGCCGCGATCGTCTTTAGTAACTTTGCCTATCAATTACTAGTTCACCTAGTAGCTTGGATTGTCCTTGATCGGCTTGGCAATCCCATCCCTGCTCCCCCCAAATGGATAGAATCTTTGCTAGCTTAG
- a CDS encoding helix-turn-helix domain-containing protein, which translates to MTNPAEPTPTTLTNTSIALSERELQVIELVAAGLTNQDIAVQLAISKRTVDNHISNILTKTKTDNRVALVRWALQWGKVCIDEVNCCIIDTTPINSVNVLNTQELESA; encoded by the coding sequence ATGACCAATCCTGCCGAACCAACTCCAACCACCTTGACAAACACATCTATTGCCCTGTCTGAGCGAGAACTTCAAGTGATTGAACTAGTGGCTGCGGGCTTAACCAATCAAGATATCGCTGTCCAATTGGCGATCAGCAAACGAACTGTTGATAATCACATTAGTAATATTTTAACCAAAACCAAAACCGACAATCGCGTTGCCCTAGTACGCTGGGCTTTACAATGGGGCAAGGTCTGCATTGATGAAGTCAACTGCTGCATCATTGACACGACACCCATTAATAGTGTCAACGTTCTTAATACGCAGGAATTAGAAAGTGCTTAG